TTAGAGATAGGCTAATGGTAGGTTAAGGTTAAGGGTTGTTAAAGGGTACCCCTGCTTGTTGGGCTTTCCTTTGCTCTCTGAATCCATCAACAGCTGCATCCTCGTACCCGAGTCCAGCGCTGTGAGGACATTATGCCTGGAGGAAGTtaggggaggggtcaggggaACAATGACCACAATAACCTAGAGTCAGCATAAACTGCTAGAGACTTGGTGGGGTGGCGTTACAATGCTCTATGCAACTCAGATTAACTCTGAGTGGAATCGGCTTGCGTCCCTCAGAAAGGAAATCAGCCATGAAGGACGCCAtcaaccaggggggggggggggatgtcctcATAAATACACAACAGGAGAaacaaatcaacaacaacattatcTGTTGTTACCCTGTAGTAGAGTAATTAAACAAGGATCTGTTGGATTACGCACGTGGGGAACCGGACAATTTTGGGCGAGTGGTTTCTTGGGCGGGAAGTGTGAAATTTCCTCGGAATCCTGGAGGAGTCACAACCGGTGGGAGGAGACCTGTCTAGGAAGACCAACAATAGCTTCTTTCAGAGTTAGGAAACTAGCAGGACGTAGCGCTAGCATCGCTCCAGATGAGCTGATGTAGACCCACACCCACGTAAACCGTCGAGGACTGGACTAGAGGGGAGCACAGACCAGAGGGTTTTTTTTCTACAACTCTGGTGTAGACTGTTGGTCAACACCAGGGGAGAGCCAAATCCTTCCAAAGCGGGTCGGTTCCGGTTCAGAGTTGAGATCGGAGAGGTCAGGCAGCATGCGCCAGATGATCCGAGTGGAGGTGGGGAACATTTCGAGGACACAGAGGAGCGTTTGTTGGCTGGTGGTCTCGCTTCAATGTTTCCacgcaccacctcctcctcctcctccaccaccaccacatggaggaggaggaggtgggggtgtgttgGTTTGGGAACATGAAACCAGGTGGCGGTCACTTAGAGGGGGTTTCGCTCTCGAGGTATCCTGGTTTCCGCCAACCTCCAATATTTGGGTACTTTCGGCTTTGTCTGACCAAAGCTAACGCTGATGTATGTCTCAGTCTCCAGGTGTGAAGAGCAACCATGGACGtgaagaggaaggagatggaTCTCCTGAGCAACAGCATCGCCGCTTTCGCTCACATTAAAGGTCAGCGTGTGGTCCTGAGATGCAATATGTGTTATGCTGGTTCATGTTCAGTATTTCATCATAGTCAAAAGAtgctgggttcgatccccaatgaaACGCCACCTGTAGGCCAAGATCCTTTAGCAAGCCCACACCCTTGTCTTTCTGTATGCAATGTCCGACCCCCTAACTGTGTGACCCCAGATGACATTTGGTGTGTCTCCCCTTCGCAGCAAACCCAGAGAGCTTCGGTCTTTACTTTGTGATCGGGGTGTGCTTTGGGCTGGTGCTGACGCTCTGTCTCCTGGTGATCCGGATCTCCTGCAAGCCTCGGATCGCCGTCCCGCCCGCAGCCCTCGAGAGCAAACGGCTGAAGGACGCCAGCCGCGAAGACGAGGACGAcagcgacgacgacgacgacgacgacgacgacgacgaagacgaGGTCATCGTGGCGatgacccctccccccatgactacccccaccaccaccaccagcactgaGGTTACCGTCggcaaccaccaccacagccaacTGGACGGCGCACCGAATGTTTTCACGTCGGCCGAGGAGCTGGAGCGAGCCCAGCgattggaggagagggagcgaatCATCCGGGAGATCTGGAGGAACGGCCAACCGGATATTCTGGGGACAGGAGCAGGAACTATTGGACGCGTGCACTACTACTAAATACACTGTTACCGGTGCTACAGGTCTGAGAGAGGGCCATGAAGACTAGAAGACCCCTGTCCTGACCCGCaagacacacactaccacagCACAATGAGCGTGCACGTGAGAAAATGCACGTGAGTCCATGTTGGGCTCTCTCCTGGTTCTGATCCGCAGACATTTTGAACCCTTTGTAAAGAAGTGAAGTGAGCTCGGTCAACATAAAATCCAACTCCTTTGTAGTAACTCTGGGATCCACTTGATAAAGCCGTGGTCTTTAACTGACACGTGACAAACGGTGTAATGTTGCCCTTCAAGTGTACGGAGGCCATCTTGAGGCCTTCTTCCCAAGACACATTCCCGCCATAACGGCAGAGTTGCAATATGAACCAAACCATTGTTTTAATAATCATCTGATGCATTAACGTCGCCTGGAGCTAAATGGGACCAAGCACAAAGTTCTTAAAGTTGATGTATTCAAAAATGATAATTCATAATGACCCACAGATGACATAAGGATGAAGTAttttacaaaacaaatatattttttaaagattatcgttgaaatatttaaaatgaGGAATTTCAAAGTGTCAGTATAAATTGTATTTGAATTGGACTGAAACTAAACtcaagagaggaaaagagagaattAAAGTATTAGACAGAGAATAGTATTCTTTATGCCGAACCTCAGACTATTTCAACAGTATTTTAGAGGACACCAGAGAGAGGCTTGAGGAAGAACCCTCAGCTTATATTTTCTTCTCATGGCTCCCATGAGTGCTTTAAATCGTTGAGCAGATACAGGTTTCTAGAAACAGCCATTAACTAGTGAAAATTGTTAAATGTTGGCGTTGCAACAGCCTTAAGGAACCCTAAAGACAGAGGATATAAATGGTGATGTCTGATGATCGGTATGAAAGTCATATCCTGTCCCGGCCTGAGGAGAGCTATCGGTTACAGTACTTTGTGCACAGATATAGACTTTCTTGATGAAACACACGTTTTGCATTCCATTTGATTACATGTCGCTCAGTGCTTTTGGCCGCTGTCCTTCAACTAAGGaaggggagaaaaaaataaatgtatgacTTGTGTCCACAGGTTCTGATTCTGCTGTTTCATGAATAATTCACCAACGCATGCCACAATCTGTCCATCGTTGAGAGGAACCTTTTGTTAAACGTCAAAAAACTCTAGGCAAACATACGATGTGCTGATTAAACAGATCAGCTTGGGGCTGACGGCTCGGGTTTCTGACCTCACCATGCGGGGGCGTCTGTGTGTCCACGACTTCCTCCTTCCTGTCTAGTTAGCCAACCCACTTTGGAGGAGGACAAGAGGGTTGAAGGTGGTTTGTTTGCAGGTGGTCTGCTGACTAGGAGGTAACTACAGGTTGCCATTTGAGCGATTAAGCATGAATAAACAGCACTCTCAACTTCACAAATATTTCCACAGGGAGGCGGAACCGACTCGTACAACCTCTGGAAACAGGACTACAGTGTCTCTATTCAGAATGTGGGAAATGTATCCTCAAACAAACATCAAAGATGAGGGTAAACTATAATTTATGGTTCCCTGGCTGATCCTAGAAAACCCTGCATCATAAATAACTACAGAGACATTCACCAAGCTTCACTGTAATCGCCTGTGTTTGCTAAACAAAGAACTCCTATAGCAAAGAGCCATGACAGCCAGCTCCACAGCCTAAACCAATGACCTTATCCCTACCATCAGCAATGTgctattttatacaatttttcaATCGTATGAACTATCCCTGCGGTGGGAGAAATACTATTATTTTTAATAGTCAAGTGTGTACAATTTAGTCATATGAATTATATTCTTTGTGATTGATAGTCCAATCAACTTACATAAAATAAACTAAAACTTTGCTGACAAGACAAACATGATATTAGCTATATTTATTGCATCCTGTGGGAATATCTCGACAACACTTGTCCCCCACACTATTTTAAAAATAGTGTAAGTTCCCATGGATATTTCGGAAGCCTCCTCTCTATAACTAAGTCCAGATGCTCTCCAGATGTGTTCTTGAGCATGTAGGCTAGTCCTGTTTCAGACTTCACGGCAGAGACACAGTCAGGATCTGAAACCAGATTTAAAATAGACCAGGAATATGGTCCCAAGAAAAGACAAAGAAGTTGGAATACTTTCCCTCCTATAATCTCTATTTTACCGTTCTGCCGTCGGTAAAATAGAGGCGGCACGGGACGGTCCTGTTTCAAGTTGAAGTTGACCACAATACTTAGAGATCTGAAAAAGACagtcttttttttgttccaGTAGTAATGACATTTAACAGTGCTGATGCAAAGGAATATGACCAACTTGTAACTAGTGCTACAGACTATCATTCATGCAATTAACAGTCATGAGACAACTCATGACAATTCCTATTCATTCTACAGTAGATTGAATACATTCTGAATAGGATATAGATGAATATAAATGGTGCAAATATTTTTGCTAGGTTTATTGCTTATGGGGAATCTCTAGTGGAGATAATAGGGCTAACATAATTGCAACTCAACCAGTCTCCAGCACACTCGTGTCAAGATACAcgaaacacaaacaacagacagacagttggGCGAAATGTGCTAGCGCTAAAGACATAGACAATGCTACTAGACCGTTAATCAGAGGCTGTTGGATGTATTTAGACTACATCAGGTCTGCTGGACAGTGCAAGTCTAGATACTAACCCCTAAGTCCTTCACTCCCCATGGGACATACTGATCTTCGTGTCTTACAGCAATTCTGAAACTAGGGGGCTTAAAGATAaaatacctcccccccccccccccccccccggctcaaTATATCTACAGTTCTTCGGAATTTCAAAATTAATTATAATtgattcagaatcacagtttatgtttgtatgtatggggggggggggggggggggggggggggggggaggggtaagttCAATATATCGATTGAAGAGAAAAATAATATCGATGTAGCCTATCGATTtattgaacctgggggggtaggttcaatatattGCTTGAACAAAACTAAAAAATCGAAATAGCCtatcgatatattgaacctgggaCGGTAGTTTCAATATATCGATAGGCTACttcgatttttttgttttgtatatattgtatatataggCTGTATCGATTTTTGAATTAATTTTTCAAGAAATATATTGAACATATAGGCTCAATATATcgaccgatttttttttttttttttaagcgatatattgaacctaccgCCCCATGGTTCAAtacatatattgtatataggCTTTATAGatttttaaaattatttttttaagcgatatattgaacctaccccGCTTGaagaatttctttttttcttcaagCGATATATTGAGCCTACCCCCCCCAAGGCTCAGTATATCAATAGGGAATCTCGATGAA
Above is a genomic segment from Gadus morhua chromosome 6, gadMor3.0, whole genome shotgun sequence containing:
- the eva1ba gene encoding eva-1 homolog Ba, whose protein sequence is MDVKRKEMDLLSNSIAAFAHIKANPESFGLYFVIGVCFGLVLTLCLLVIRISCKPRIAVPPAALESKRLKDASREDEDDSDDDDDDDDDDEDEVIVAMTPPPMTTPTTTTSTEVTVGNHHHSQLDGAPNVFTSAEELERAQRLEERERIIREIWRNGQPDILGTGAGTIGRVHYY